The Mycolicibacterium aichiense region GCACGGCGGACATCCGGTCGGCACCGTATTCCTGGGGCTGGCCGGTCCCGGCCCTACCGAGGTCGCCGAACTGCGGCTGGCCGGTACACGCTGGGACATCCGGCTGGCGGCCGTACACCAGGCGATCGGGCGGCTGCACGAGCTCGTCGAGCGATCCTGAGGTTCCTGGGAACCAAATCGGGTGTCCGCGGCGTTGAACGGATCGTTGCAACTCTTGGAGGAGGACACCCGATGGCGATTCTGCTGCGTGAGGTGATCGGCGACGTGCTGCGTGACGCTCGCACGTCGCAGGGACGCACCCTTCGTGAGGTGTCCGATTCGGCTCGAGTGAGCCTGGGCTACCTGTCCGAAGTCGAGCGCGGCCGCAAGGAAGCCTCCAGTGAGTTGCTCAGCGCGATCTGCACCGCATTGGACGTCCCGCTGTCGCGGGTGCTGACCGATGCCGGCGCCAAGATGGCCGACCGCGAGCGACTCGCCCGGCTGACCGCTGTGCCGGCCCAGGACGGCACGATCGACGTCACCACCAAGGTGGTCATCCCGCACCCCGTCACGATGGCGGTGGCCTGAGCCCCGAGCCGGCCGCGACCGGGTCACATGCCGACAAGGGTGTGGCCGGGCGTGGTTAACCGATAAATTGGGCACGACCACCGAACTGCGGCACCCGATACACAGACGGAGCAACTGATGGCCAACCCGTTCGTCAAGGCGTGGAAGTACTTCACAGCGCTCTTCAACTCGAAGATCGACGAATATGCCGACCCCAAGGTGCAGATTCAGCAGGCTATCGAGGATGCCCAGCGCCAGCACCAGGGCCTGACCCAGCAGGCCGCCCAGGTCATCGGCAACCAGCGCCAGCTGGAGATGCGCCTGAACCGTCAGCTCGCCGATATCGAGAAGCTTCAGGTCAACGTCCGTCAAGCGCTGACGCTGGCCGACCAGGCGGTGGCGTCCGGGGATGCCGCCAAGGCCACCGAGTACAACAACGCCGCCGAGGCGTTCGCCGCGCAGCTGGTCACCGCCGAGCAGAGCGTGGAAGACCTCAAGGCTCTGCACGATCAGGCGCTGCAGGCCGCCGGCCAGGCCAAGAAGGCCGTCGAGCAGAACGCGATGATGCTGCAGCAGAAGATCGCCGAGCGGACCAAGCTGCTGTCCCAGCTCGAGCAGGCCAAGATGCAGGAGCAGGTCAGCGCGTCGCTGCGGTCGATGAGCGAGCTGGCCGCACCCGGCAATACCCCCAGCCTCGACGAGGTGCGCGACAAGATCGAACGTCGCTACGCCACCGCGATGGGCGAGGCCGAGCTGGCGCAGAACTCGGTGCAGGGCCGCATGCTCGAGGTGCAGCAGGCCAGTGTGCAGATGGCCGGACATTCCCGGCTCGAGCAGATCCGCGCGTCGATGCGTGGGGACGCCCTGCCCGCCGGTGGCACTGCGGCCGCTCCGGCCAACCCCGCCGCACCGGCGGTCACCCCCGAGCCCGAGAAGCCACTAGGCCAGTAGGAGGCGAGTATTCGATGGCGGTGACTCCCTTTTTATCGCGTCAATGGCGTTCGGTCATGCAGCGCGGTATCGACACCGTCAGCGAGTACGCCGATGTGGCGGCCCAGAAGCTCAGTGCCGTCTCCGATCCGCGGGCCCGGCTGCTGCGTAAGCGACGCTGGGCGTTGCGGCTTGGGTTGTTCTTCTCATTCGCGACGGTGTTCTGGGTGGCCGTCACCGGGCTGCTCGCCACCTGGAGCACACCGGTATGGGGGCTGATCATCACCGGGGTCATCGCCGCCGGCGCCGCCGTGCCCGCCACCCTGTTCTTGCTGCGCTACCGCTGGCTGCGGGGCGAGCCGCTGCCGCCCACCCGTCAGGTCAGCGGCCGCCGACTGCCGCCGCACGGATCCGTAGCCCGGCCGTCGATGTCGGCTCTCGGCGCCTCTGAGCGCGGCTTTCACTCGCTACTGGGTGTGATGCAGCGCGGGAACATGTTGCCGCCGGAAGAGATTCGCGAACTCATCGCAGCAGCGGATCGCACCGCAGCGACGATGGCGGCCACGGCAGACGAGGTGGTGTCGATGGAGCGCGCCGCGATCGAGACACCGCATTCGCAGTCCTACCTGGCGCCGACCATCAACGCGTTCACCGCGCAGCTCAACACCGGAGTGCGGCAGTACAACGAAATGGTCACCGCCGCAGCGCAACTGGTGTCCGCGGCCAACACCGGCGGGATGTCGAGCTCGCCGATGTCGCAGCAGCGCTACCGCAACGAGCTCGCAGGAGCGACCGACCGCCTGATGGGCTGGGCGCAGGCCTTCGACGAACTGGGCCAGCTCCGCCGCGCTTAGAGCGTCGGTCGCAGACCCGGCACCACCGCGCCGATGAGGCCGCGAACAGTGGCTTTGGTCATGTCGAACATGTCGAAGTAGTCCCGCCACAAGGTGATTCGGCCGTCCTTGACCTCGAAGACGCCGCACACCCAGAACTGCAACCGCACCGGGCCCACCCGCAGCACGTCGGTGCGCTCGGTGAGCACCACCGGGCCGTTGACCGCGATGCGGTGGATCTTGACCTCGAAGCCGAAGCTTGGACGCTGCAGGCCTTTGAACAGCTTCATGGTCCGCTTGCGGCCACGGACGGTGGGGAAGCCGACGTTCTGGTAGACGAGATTGTCGTCCAACTGAAGATCGGCGGTGGCCAGGTCCTGGTCCTGCAGTGCGTTGAGGAAAACCTCGACCGTATGGGCGTTGTCGATATCGGAGCTCACGTTGGTGATCTGCTCGGTCATGCTCTCGAGCCTAGGCCGGATGCGCTGTGGCAGGGTAGGCCCGTGCGCGTCGCGGTGGTGGCAGGACCAGATCCCGGCCATGCATTTCCCGCGATCGCGCTGTGCCTGCGTCTGGCGGCAGCGGGGGATCGCCCCATCCTGCTCACCGGCACCGAATGGCTGGACACGGCGCGCGCCGCCGGCATCGAGGCGGTCGAACTCGTGGGTCTCGACGTCACCGGCGACGATGACGACACCGACGCCGGCGCCAAGATCCACCAACGCGCCGCGCGGATGGCTGTGCTCAACGTCCCGGTCTTGCATGAACTAGCACCCGACCTGATCGTCTCCGACGTCATCACCGTCTGCGGCGGGATGGCCGCCGAGCTGATCGGCACCCCATGGGTCGAGCTGAACCCTCAGCCGCTCTACCGGCCGTCGCGGGGACTGCCGCCTTTGGGTAGCGGGTTGGCGCCTGGCACCGGGGTCCGCGGCCGGCTGCGGGATGCGATTCTGCGCGCCCTGACCGCGCGGTCGTGGAAGGAAGGGGAGCGACAGCGGTCGGCGGCACGGGTGCAGATCGGCCTGCCCGCCCGTGATCCGGGGCCGGTGCGCCGGCTGATCGCGACCCTGCCTGCCTTGGAGGTGCCGCGCCCGGACTGGCCGGCCGAGGCCGTCGTCGTGGGGCCGTTGCACTTCGAGCCGACCGACGCGGTGTTGCCGGTTCCGCCGGGGGACGGCCCGGTGATCGTGGTGGCGCCGTCAACCGCCGCGATCGGAGCACAGGGCGTGACCGAGCTGGTGCTGGAGCACCTGGTGCCCGGCCACACGCTGCCTGCCGGGTCGCGGGTGGTGATCTCCCGGCTCGGCGGCGAGGAGCTGGATGTGCCGCCGTGGGCGACGGTGGGACTGGGCCGCCAGGACGAGCTGCTGACCCACGCTGATCTGGTGATCTGTGGCGGCGGGCACGGAATGCTGTCCAAGACGCTGCTCGCGGGTGTGCCGATGGTGGTCATTCCGGGCGGGGGTGACCAGTGGGAGTTGGCGAATCGTGTTGTGCGACAAGGTAGTGCGCGCCTGATCAGGCCGCTTGCCGTCGAGGCGCTGGTGGCCGAGGTGGGCGAAGTGCTGTCTTCGCCCGGCTATCGGGAGGCGGCACGGCGGGCCGGCGAGAGCATCGCGGACGTCGCCGATCCGGTACGGGTGTGCCACGAATCGGTGGCTGGGTAAGTTGGTGGCGTGCGGCTGACGGAATTCACCGAACTCGTCGAGGGGCAATTCGGGCGGGTTCGAGGCGGCTCGCTGCTGGTGGATCACGTGCTCACCCAGTTGGGCGGACGGACCGCCGCGCAGGCCATCGAGGACGGTGTGGAGCCCCGCGACGTGTGGCGGGCGCTATGCGCGGACTTCGACGTGCCGCGTGATCAGTGGTGAGCGCATGAGCACCTTCGCGTTGATCCACGGCGCCTGGCACGGGCCGTGGTGCTGGGAGCGGTTGATTCCCGAATTGGAGCGGCGCGGGCACCGGGCGATCGCGGTGGACGTCCGGTTCGATGATCCGACGGCAACGTTCACCGACCATGCCGCCACATTTGCGGCAGCCATAGACGAGAACGACCACGACGTCGTCGCTGTCGGCCACTCGCTGGGCAGCTATGCGTTGCCGTGGATCGCCGACCGCTGCCTGCTTCGTCACCAGGTGTATTTGTGCGGCTTGGTCGCGGAGCCCGGCCGCACCATCGCTGAGCTGAATCGGGAGCAACACATACTCAATCCGGGTCATTCGGCCGGACTCGCCAAGGTCGACGGCGGCACCCGATGGATCGACCTCGACCTGGCGCGATCGATCTTCTATCCGGATTGCGATGAAGAGATCGTCACCTCGGCGATCCCACGGCTGCGAGTTCAGGCGCGCGAGCCGATGTCGCAGCGCTGCACGTTCGATCGGCTCCCGTCGATTCCGGCCACCTACATCGTGTGCGCGGAGGACCGGATGGTCGATCCAGGCTGGTCGCGACGGGTGGCGACGGAGCGGCTCGGGGCGGAGGTGGTGGAGCTGCCGGGGGGTCATTCGCCGTTCTACTCCCGCCCGGCAGTTCTGGCCGACGCCCTGCATCGGCTCGTCTGACACGCGCGGCGCGCCTCCTTGCCATCGAACACATGTTCGTTATGGTGGTCAACGTTCGACCGTTTTGTCGGAGCCCTGTCCTAACGTCACGGCCAACCGACCGAGAACCGGTCAACAACGACTACCGGAAGAGGTATCCCCATGGCTCCGCAGGCACCTGATCGCGAAAAGGCCCTCGAGCTGGCGCTCGCGCAGATCGACAAGAACTTCGGCAAGGGCTCGGTGATGCGACTGGGCGACGAGGTGCGCCAGCCCATCTCGGTCATCCCGACCGGATCGATCGCCCTCGACGTCGCACTCGGCATCGGCGGACTGCCGCGCGGTCGCGTGGTCGAGATCTACGGCCCGGAATCGTCGGGTAAGACCACCGTCGCACTGCACGCGGTGGCCAATGCTCAAGCCGCCGGCGGCATCGCGGCGTTCATCGACGCCGAGCACGCGCTGGACCCGGATTACGCCCAGAAGCTCGGGGTGGACACCGACGCACTGCTGGTCAGCCAGCCCGATACCGGTGAGCAGGCGCTCGAGATCGCCGACATGCTGGTGCGATCGGGCGCCATCGACCTCATCGTCATCGACTCGGTGGCCGCGCTGGTGCCCCGCGCCGAGATCGAGGGCGAGATGGGTGACAGCCACGTCGGTCTGCAGGCCCGGCTGATGAGCCAGGCGCTGCGCAAGATGACCGGTGCGCTGAACAACTCGGGCACCACCGCGATCTTCATCAACCAGCTGCGCGAGAAGATCGGCGTGATGTTCGGCTCACCCGAAACCACCACGGGCGGTAAGGCATTGAAGTTCTACGCCTCAGTGCGCCTCGATGTGCGGCGGATCGAGACACTCAAGGACGGCACGGACGCGGTAGGCAACCGCACCCGCGTCAAGGTCGTCAAGAACAAGGTGTCGCCGCCGTTCAAGCAGGCCGAATTCGACATCCTGTACGGCCACGGCATCAGCCGCGAGGGGTCGCTCATCGATATGGGCGTGGAGCAGGGCTTCATCCGCAAGTCCGGTTCGTGGTTCACCTACGAAGGCGAGCAACTCGGTCAGGGCAAGGAGAACGCCCGAAAGTTCCTGCTGGAGAACCCCGATGTGGGCAACGAGATCGAGAAGAAGATCAAGGAGAAGCTCGGTATCGGTGCGGTCGTGACCGATGGACCCATCGATGACGTCCTCCCCGCCCCAGTCGACTTCTGAGACGCGCGAAGAGCAGGCGCACGCGTTGTGCCTGCGCCTGCTCACCGTGCGTCCGCGAACCCGATCCGAGCTCTCCGGTCAGATGGCCAAGCGGGGGTACCCCGACGACGTCATCTCGAACGAACTCGATCGGCTGGCCGCTGTCGGCCTGATCGACGACGCGGATTTCGCCGAGCAGTGGGTGCGTTCACGGCGGGCCCGAGCGGGAAAAGGTAAGCGCGCCTTGGCCGCCGAGCTGCGAACCAAAGGTGTCGACGACGAGGTGATTGCCGCGGCACTCGACGACATCGACGCGGGTGCGGAACGGCAACGGGCCGAGGAACTGGTTCAGCAGAAACTGCGCCGCGAGAAGCTTGACGACGGTGACGACGCCAAGGTGATGCGCAGGCTGGTCGGCATGCTGGCCCGGCGCGGCTACAACCAGAGCATGGCCGTGGCCGTGGTCAGGGACGAGCTGGCGGGGGAGCGGGAGCGCCGCCGGGTCTGATCACGGTGATCCCAGCAGTGTCTTCATGGTGGTGATCTGCCGCTCCAGGGTGGCCTGGTTGCCGCCTGCGGCTGCGACCGTCGCCCGGTACGTCCCGTCGTCGTTCTCCGTCTTGCTCAGCGCCAGGGCCTGCTCACGATTGGCGATCATCAGTCGGAGGTAGAGCTGGGCGGCCTGGCCGGGGTCGGCCGCCTTGAGGGAGGCGACATCCGGGCTCGCCGCCAACTCTGCCGCGTTGCGCTGTGCATCGTCGGCGGCCGGGGCACCCCACTCCTTGAGCCATCCCTGCATCTGGGCGATCTCGGGCCGGTCGTTCTGCTCGATGGCGTTGGCGATGTCGGTCACGTCACGGTCGGCGGCCTGTTTGGCCAGCAGTGCGTCACTCAACGCGACCGCTCGCTGCTCGACGGGGATCATCTGCTGGGCGAAGGCAACGTCGGCGTCGTTGTGCTCTTCGTATCCCGCCGGCTGGCTGGGACCCGCTTGCGGGGTCGCCGCCTGCTGCAGGGAACATCCGGCGAGGACGCCGAATGCCAGTAGGGCTCCTGCACCGGTCTTGACGAATTGCCTGCACATGTCGTTCTCCTTCCGCTGCTGCGGATACCCACGTGACGGCACGACGCAACCTGGAAGTTGTCTGATCAGACCCTGCGTGGCTCAGCGCACGGTGTAGCCGACCGGGCAGGGATCGGCCGCGCGCGCCACCCCACCGATCTGCGCGGGCACCGGGCGAGGGTAGCCGTTCCATGCGGGCGTCATGTCGTAGCGACCCAGCAGACGGGTCATCGCCATCGTCATCGCGGCCAACGAAAACGGCTGTGCCGGGCAGGAATGTCTGCCGTGTCCGAACGCCGTCACCAGCATCGGTGATGGCAACGCATGTGTGTCGGCCAGGCGGTGCCGGTGCCACCGCCTGGGATCCCATTCCTCCAAGCCGGCTGCCACCGATGTGTTCAGCAGCGGCAGGAGCGTGGCGATGATCCAGCCCTTTGGTACCTCGACTAGGCCTGCGCCGGTGTCGAATACGACTGATTCGAGTACGGCGCGGGCCATGATCGAGCGCTGCGCCAGCCTGGTGCTTTCCAGAGCGCAGCGGGTAGCCAACTCGCGATCACCGGCCACGACGATGTCGAGCTGGTCGGGATGGACGATCAGATCGACGAGAGCCCAGCCGAGGGCTGCCATGAGGTTGGACATCGAGGCGATGTGGATGAGCGCGACGTCCATCGCGATACCGCGGGTGCGGACGTCCGGCGCTTCCGATGCCCACGCACTGACGATTCGGCTGAACAACCGATCGCCGGTCCCGAGCGTCGAATCATGTTGCCGGAGAGAGTCTTCAATCACCTCGGCGATTTCTTCCAAGGCAGCTCGCTCGGCCCGCATACCCGAGGCGGCCACCGCCGCCATCGCGTCGGGGTGAACGAAGGCATCCGAGCCATCCAGCACGTCGAACGCGCGAACCAGCCGCTCAAACGCCTCCCCGTCGGCGCAGCCCGGCCCGGCCCACGACGCCAAGCCCATTCGATGGCCGAGCCGTCGGGTGAGCGCGAACAGGTCGACCGTGCCGCCCTCGCCGAGCTCGATCTCCGTCGCGTCGAGAGCACGGTCGAGGTTCGCGAGGTAGGACGTTACGTCGTCTCTTCGAAACAGCGAGCTCGGCAGTAGTCGTCTGCCGGCAAATACCTCCTCGGGCAGCTTGCGCCGCAGCATGAGGAAATCCGCGACACCTTTGCTTGCTGTCTCTTCGGCGAGTGAATAGAACGATTCGACGCCGGTTGGCGAGAAGGTGAAGAGGTAGTGGCCGCCGCCACTGTCCACGACGAACGTGTCGCCGTGACGTTCGCGGGCCCCGGCGATCGCCGCGACCGCGTCGTCAACTGCGATGTCCCAGGGCAGCCCCACACCACCGGCGACGGGAAGGACGTCCAGCGGGCTGGGCACCCGCTGACGATACCTTTCGATCGGTTGGTCCAGATTCTTCTAGGCTGCAACCATGCAGATCTCGGCCAAGCTCGCTCCCACCTTCGACTATCCGGAGCTCGAACAGTTCTGGCGCACGGCGGATGCGCTGGGCTTCGAAGCGGTCTGGAATTACGACCACTTCTACGGACTGACCGAGGACCGCAAGCCCACCCACGAAGGGTGGACGACACTGGCGGCAATGGCCGTGGTGGTCCGCCAGGCGCGGATCGGGTGCATGGTCACCGGCGTGACGTACCGCAATCCGGCAGTCCTGGCCAAGATGGCCGTCACCGTCGACCACATCAGCGGCGGACGTCTGAATTTCGGTATCGGGGCGGGCTGGCACGAGTCCGAGCATCGCGGGTTCGGCATCGAATTCCCCAGCGCGGGAACGCGAGTAGCGATGCTCGACGAGGCGCTCACCGTGATCCGCCGGCTCTGGACGGAAGAGACCGTGACATTCGAGGGCCGGTTCTACGCGCTGAACGAGGCCATCTGCGAACCCAAGCCGCTGCAGCGGCCCTATCCGCCGATCGTGGTGGGCGGCTCCCAGCCCAAGATGCTGCGGGTGATCGCCCGGCATGCCGACGAGTGGAACATGCCCAGCCACGAGGGTCCGCAGCAGTGGGGCGAGGTCAACGAGCGGCTCACCGAGGCCTGCGCCGAGGTCGGCCGCGACCCGGGCCGCGTCCGGCGCTCAGTCCAGCTCTTCCTGCACCCGCGCGACCCTGAACAGGTTGCCGCGCAACTGGATCAGCTGCCGCAGTACGCCGAATTGGGCTGCGAGCACGCGGTCTTGAGCTTCTACCAGCCGCCGTCGGATGAACTGCTGGAGCGGTGCGCGGAACTGCAGCCGAGATAATTGCGGGTTGTCGTGAAAACAGTAGGACAAAGCCGTTTCGCGGGTGCGCCGCGTTTGCCCATGTGACAATGAGCGCGATATCACCCGCTGAGAGAGGACGCCGTAGGCATGCCCGGTGCAACGCTTCGATCCACCTTCGCCGCGAGCCTGGCCGCGCTGGCTCTTGCCACGCTGAGTGTGGGTACCGCCCACGCCGATCAGCCCCGCATGTACAGCGCCAGAAACGATCTGCAGCAGGCGGTAGATGCCCTGCACGCCGCGCTTGATGACAAGGGAGGGCATCGGGTGGCGGCCATAGATTTGGCGCAGCAGGCTATTGATCAAGTCAATCTAGGTATCCAATTTGCGGGCGGACCTCCCGACGGCTATTTCGCGCCGCCACCACCGCCGGTCGGGCCCGCGATGAACAACGCTGACGCTTGGCTGCAGATGGCGGTCGAAGAGTTGCAAGCGGCCGAAGACAATAAGGGTGGTCACCGAGTCGTCGCGCTCAATTTGACCCAACAAGCCATCGACGAAGTCAACCAAGGCATCCAAGTGGGCGGTCCATTCTGATTCACCGGTGACGTCATCGACTGAGACCGGGCAGAGACTGTCCGGTCTCAGTGGTGCGGTCTGCCTACGCGACGAGTGCTCGTAAACGACCGCGACGCAATCGGCTTCAGCCTGCCGACCGGATATGAAGACATCTTCTGCGCGACAGCGAGATTGGCTCGGGACCGACAGTCCGGTCTGTTGCCAGAGCTTGATTGAGACGACGGGATCAGGTAACTACCGAACGTAGGGCGGATTAGCCGAACATCACACCTTGCGCACCGCGGGCGGATGCCACGCACCGCTGATGGCCTCGCGACGCGGGGCATAGAGCCGCATCGTGACGCCCAATGTTCCCAGTGGCGCTGGCAGCCAGTTGGCCGCCTTCTCGGGGCCCGGGTTGCTGTGCTGAAGGTAGAGATCCAGTGAACCGTCTGCGTTGTACTGCAACGCATCTCGATCGCCGATGGCAAAGCGATCGATCTCGTTGGCGACCTGGTAGCCCTCGGCGTCGTACATCGTCACCGACCAGAACGCGTCCACCGGCGGCAGCTTGCCGGCATCGAAGTGGATGACGTAATCGTTCTCGCCGGTCAGCGGTTGGCCATCGGCGTCGGTCACCAGCATGGGATACACCGCATCCTCGGGCGGGTTGGCTCCCAGCCCTACCAGCGTGACGACGGCACGCCGCAGATACGCGTTGCCGTAGACCCCCATGCCTTCGCTCAGGGTCATCCACCCGTCGACGATATTGCCCAGGGTCGGGGCGGACGAGGTGATGGCGGCAAGTGCATCCTGTGCCCCTGCCTCGATTTCGGTCCGCTGCTCGGGGGAGAACCGCTGCGCATCGAACGGCGTACCCGCCTCGATGCCCAGGCCCGACAACCGGGCCAGGATCGAAAAGTCAGTCGAGTGCGGGGGATTGACGCGCAGTAAGTCCGCGGCGTAGCTCAGATAGTCCAGTGCCGCCATGCCGTTGACCGTGCGCAACGGTTCGGTGGTGACGTCGTAGGCCTCGTCCCGGACGAACGTCGATGTTGCCAGCGGGGTCAGGGTGTAGCCATCCTGAACGGCATGCACCGCCGGGTAATCGGCAGGCCCATTGGTTTGAGTTCGGCCGATGATCCACACATACGGCGTCGGTGCGTGGATCACCGGAATGCCCTGCGGCAGATCACCGCTGTGGCCGGGGCCGACGATCACATAGCGCTGCGGCCCGGTTCCGGACGTTCGCTTTCCGGGATTGGCGAAGACATCGGTCCACATGTCCAGCAGCGGCAGCATGAAGTATCGGTCATCGGTGTCGGGCACGTCCAAGATCACCGGACCGCCGGTCAGGTCGAGCCACGCCGACGAATACAGCGTGTCGAAGTTCGGTCGCACCACCGCACGAAACGCTGCGTCCGGGTACTGACGGATGTGGTGAAACTCGTTGGGCGGCCCGGCGCCGATTCCCGAGCGGTTGAGTGTCTGCAGCCGCGAAACATCCATTGTCACCAACGGATAGAAGTAGATGTACGCCTCGTAGCTCAGCGTGCGCAGATCGGATGACAACGTGCTCATGGGACTAGTCGCCCGGTTCCAGCGCGGCCTGCGTCTGCGCGGGGACACCGCCACGCTTGGAACGCCGCAATCGACGCTCCAGGCGGGTGGCCACCACCGACAACGCGAAGTTCGCACTGATCATCAACGCCGCGATCACCATGAGCGCCGGAACGTAGTTGCCGTAGCTCGATCCGACCACCGTGCCCTGGCGGACCATCTCGACGAAGGTGATCTGGTAGCCGATCGCGGTGTCTTTCAGGACCACCACCAGCTGCGACACCAACACCGGCAGCATCGAGGTGATGGCCTGCGGCAACAGGATTGACCGCATTGTCTGGCCCCACCGCAGTCCCAGGGCAGCCGCGGCCTCGCCCTGCCCGCTGGGCAGCGAGTTGACGCCGGCACGCACGATCTCGGCGATCACCGCGCCGTTGTAAAGCGTCAGGCCGGTCACCACGCCGGCCAGCGCCAGATACGTGGCCGGGAACACGTCGTACAGCGCGAACAGGAAGTAGGCGAAGATCATCATGAT contains the following coding sequences:
- a CDS encoding amino acid ABC transporter permease, encoding MSTASVLFDAPGPRARVRNRIVTAVTIAIAALAVWAVIARLGSKGQLTAAKWQPFLTSNLWKTYVLPGIEGTLKAAVLSIAFALVLGLLLGMGRLSRVGWIRWPAAVIVEFFRAVPVLIMMIFAYFLFALYDVFPATYLALAGVVTGLTLYNGAVIAEIVRAGVNSLPSGQGEAAAALGLRWGQTMRSILLPQAITSMLPVLVSQLVVVLKDTAIGYQITFVEMVRQGTVVGSSYGNYVPALMVIAALMISANFALSVVATRLERRLRRSKRGGVPAQTQAALEPGD
- a CDS encoding DUF1254 domain-containing protein, which translates into the protein MSTLSSDLRTLSYEAYIYFYPLVTMDVSRLQTLNRSGIGAGPPNEFHHIRQYPDAAFRAVVRPNFDTLYSSAWLDLTGGPVILDVPDTDDRYFMLPLLDMWTDVFANPGKRTSGTGPQRYVIVGPGHSGDLPQGIPVIHAPTPYVWIIGRTQTNGPADYPAVHAVQDGYTLTPLATSTFVRDEAYDVTTEPLRTVNGMAALDYLSYAADLLRVNPPHSTDFSILARLSGLGIEAGTPFDAQRFSPEQRTEIEAGAQDALAAITSSAPTLGNIVDGWMTLSEGMGVYGNAYLRRAVVTLVGLGANPPEDAVYPMLVTDADGQPLTGENDYVIHFDAGKLPPVDAFWSVTMYDAEGYQVANEIDRFAIGDRDALQYNADGSLDLYLQHSNPGPEKAANWLPAPLGTLGVTMRLYAPRREAISGAWHPPAVRKV